One genomic region from Anopheles bellator chromosome 2, idAnoBellAS_SP24_06.2, whole genome shotgun sequence encodes:
- the LOC131207537 gene encoding uncharacterized protein LOC131207537 produces the protein MASSGYRVTAVGALALVLLLLALVCPGVQSDDPGPVPTPSGGPLKLDDYVLTTQSECYKSKRLVSCFKYRFSRYLWSFATGRMNWFAAESSATVDGASGLKLVRLAEPKEDDVFPEARQMSPYDSELVKGAKFLQRSLNTFIASHGVQVGVGAESGARFMADDDFEARGKKKRKWSLILPLAVMLKLVHLKLLLKPILLGVGLIQVMLIGGGLLLFYFFRNTNICKIQPHVIHAHSHISSESSPELSYAAYGAYPSYSASPYNAYSKDWASNRAYSGYSFLDAIDNHKI, from the exons ATGGCTTCGTCAGGATATCGAGTGACGGCCGTCGGTGCGTTGgccctggtgctgctgctgctggccctcGTGTGTCCGGGTGTGCAGAGTGACGATCCCGGCCCAGTGCCGACCCCGTCCGGGGGTCCGCTCAAGCTGGACGACTACGTCCTGACCACGCAGTCCGAGTGCTACAAGTCGAAGCGGCTGGTGTCCTGCTTCAAGTACCGCTTCTCACGCTACCTCTGGTCGTTTGCGACGGGGCGCATGAACTGGTTCGCCGCCGAAAGCAGTGCGACAGTGGACGGTGCCAGTGGCCTCAAGCTGGTGCGGTTAGCCGAACCGAAGGAGGACGACGTGTTTCCCGAGGCCCGACAGATGAGCC CGTACGATAGCGAGCTGGTGAAGGGCGCCAAGTTCCTGCAGCGGTCCCTGAACACCTTCATCGCCAGCCACGGCGTGCAGGTGGGTGTGGGCGCCGAAAGCGGCGCCCGATTTATGGCCGACGACGACTTTGAAGCGCGCGGCAAAAAGAAGCGCAAGTGGAGCCTCATCCTGCCGCTGGCCGTGATGCTGAAGTTGGTCCACCTGAAGCTGCTCCTGAAACCGATCCTGCTCGGGGTGGGCCTGATCCAGGTGATGCTGATCGGTGGcggtctgctgctgttctACTTCTTCCGCAACACCAACATCTGCAAGATCCAGCCACACGTCATCCACGCACACTCGCACATCAGCAGCGAGTCCAGTCCGG AACTCTCCTACGCGGCCTACGGTGCGTACCCGTCCTACTCGGCTTCGCCGTACAACGCGTACAGCAAGGACTGGGCCAGCAACCGGGCGTACAGCGGATACAGCTTCCTCGATGCCATCGATAATCATAAAATCTAG
- the LOC131209764 gene encoding golgin subfamily A member 7: MAGNVRMSQPGTPATTQPNYMKVFIQRDYSEGTSVKFQNRFPPELESRIDRHTFESTMNKLNEYFAEAEKGSCSTYCEGCLACITAYLIYICSETHYEKCLRKVSKYIAMQNERVYNPKGLQITDPVYRGLRVIEISILDRPGRT, encoded by the exons ATGGCCGGGAACGTCCGCATGTCGCAACCGGGCACGCCAGCCACAACGCAGCCGAACTACATGAAAGTATTCATTCAGAGGGACTACAGCGAGGGCACATCGGTGAAATTTCAGAACCGCTTCCCACCGGAACTGGAAAGTCGG ATCGATAGGCACACATTCGAGAGCACGATGAACAAATTAAATGAGTACTTTGCCGAAGCAGAAAAGGGTTCCTGCAGCACGTACTGCGAAGGATGTCTGGCGTGTATCACGGCATATTTGATCTACATCTGCTCGGAAACACACTATGAGAAG TGCCTCCGGAAGGTGTCGAAGTAcattgcaatgcaaaacgaGCGGGTGTACAATCCGAAAGGGCTCCAGATTACGGACCCGGTGTACCGTGGGTTGCGAGTAATAGAAATTTCGATCCTCGACCGCCCCGGACGCACGTGA